One region of Pseudomonas sp. B21-040 genomic DNA includes:
- a CDS encoding PLP-dependent aminotransferase family protein: protein MTLYVNLAELLGTRIEQGFYRPGDRLPSVRALSVEHGVSLSTVQQAYRVLEDSGLATPKPKSGYFVPVGRELPELPAIGRPAQRPVDISQWDQVLELIRAVPRKDVVQLGRGMPDITTPTMKPLLRNLARISRRQDMPGLYYDNIHGTLELREQIARLMLDSGCQLSASDLVVTTGCHEALSTSIRAICEPGDIVAVDSPSFHGAMQTLKGLGMKALEIPTDPLTGISLDALELALEQWPIKVIQLTPNCNNPLGYIMPESRKRALLTLAQRFDVAIIEDDVYGELAYTYPRPRTIKSFDEDGRVLLCSSFSKTLAPGLRIGWVAPGRYLERVLHMKYISTGSTAPQPQIAIAEFLKAGHFEPHLRRMRTQYQRNRDVMIDWVTRYFPAGTRASRPQGSFMLWVELPESFDTLKLNRALHDQGVQIAVGSIFSASGKYRNCLRMNYAAKPTPQIEEAVRKVGALAITLLAETDSISD, encoded by the coding sequence ATGACCCTTTACGTCAACCTCGCCGAATTGCTCGGCACGCGTATCGAACAGGGCTTCTATCGCCCCGGTGACCGGCTGCCCTCGGTGCGGGCGTTGAGTGTCGAACATGGCGTCAGCCTGAGCACCGTGCAGCAGGCCTATCGCGTCCTGGAAGACAGTGGCCTGGCGACGCCGAAACCCAAGTCGGGCTACTTCGTGCCGGTGGGTCGTGAACTGCCGGAGCTGCCGGCCATCGGGCGCCCGGCCCAGCGACCGGTGGATATTTCGCAATGGGACCAGGTGCTGGAGCTGATCCGCGCGGTGCCACGCAAAGATGTGGTGCAACTGGGTCGCGGCATGCCGGACATCACCACCCCGACCATGAAACCGCTGCTGCGCAACCTCGCGCGTATCAGCCGCCGACAAGACATGCCCGGTCTGTATTACGACAACATTCACGGCACCCTCGAACTGCGCGAACAGATTGCACGCCTGATGCTCGACTCCGGTTGCCAGTTGAGCGCCAGCGATCTGGTGGTCACGACAGGCTGCCATGAAGCGCTCTCCACCAGCATTCGGGCCATCTGCGAGCCGGGGGACATTGTGGCGGTGGACTCGCCGAGCTTTCACGGCGCCATGCAGACCCTGAAGGGGCTGGGCATGAAAGCCCTGGAGATTCCCACCGACCCACTCACCGGCATCAGCCTCGATGCGCTGGAACTGGCCCTGGAACAGTGGCCGATCAAAGTCATACAGTTGACCCCCAACTGCAACAACCCACTGGGCTACATCATGCCGGAGTCGCGCAAACGTGCGTTGTTGACGCTGGCACAGCGTTTCGATGTGGCGATTATCGAGGACGATGTGTATGGCGAACTGGCCTACACCTACCCTCGGCCACGCACGATCAAATCCTTCGACGAGGACGGTCGCGTCCTGCTGTGCAGTTCGTTTTCCAAAACCCTGGCCCCCGGATTGCGCATCGGTTGGGTAGCCCCCGGCCGTTACCTGGAACGGGTGCTGCACATGAAATACATCAGCACTGGCTCCACCGCGCCACAACCGCAGATTGCGATTGCCGAGTTTCTCAAGGCGGGGCACTTCGAACCGCATTTGCGGCGGATGCGCACGCAATACCAGCGCAATCGCGACGTGATGATCGACTGGGTCACGCGCTACTTCCCGGCCGGCACCCGCGCCAGTCGCCCACAAGGCAGCTTCATGCTGTGGGTTGAGCTGCCGGAAAGCTTCGACACCCTGAAACTGAATCGCGCCCTGCATGATCAAGGCGTACAGATTGCCGTCGGCAGCATCTTTTCCGCGTCGGGCAAGTACCGCAACTGTCTGCGCATGAACTACGCTGCCAAGCCAACACCGCAGATCGAAGAAGCGGTGCGCAAGGTCGGCGCCCTGGCGATCACACTGTTAGCGGAAACTGACAGCATCTCTGACTGA
- a CDS encoding phospholipase D family protein encodes MRVRQSLLALLLFASFLSGCASVDVQRHPSQALPASDSAFGRSVQAQAAPYQGRSGFRLLSDSTEAFTARAELIRNAQSSLDLQYYIVHDGISTRMLVEELLKAADRGVRVRILLDDTTSDGQDQIIATLAAHPKIQIRVFNPLHLGRSSGVTRTVGRLFNLSLQHRRMHNKLWLADNSMAIVGGRNLGDEYFDAEPNMNFTDIDMLSVGPVAEQLGHSFDQYWNSALSKPIEQFLSSKPTAKDLQNTRTRLEESLDESRKQNHALYQQLMTFKTHPRLDIWRRELIWAWNQALWDAPSKVLADGEPDPQLLLTTQLAPEMKGVSKELVMLSAYFVPGQPGLVYLTGRADAGVSVSLLTNSLEATDVPAVHGGYAPYRKALLEHGVKLFELRRQPGAGGGSGSGPHFFGRPTYSGSDSSLHSKAIVFDQQKSFVGSFNFDPRSVLWNTEVGVLVDSPELATHVRDLAMQGMAPPLSYEAKLEDDRVVWVTEDDGQLHTLTKEPGSWWRRLNAWMSTTVGLERML; translated from the coding sequence GTGAGAGTCAGACAGTCCCTGCTCGCTCTTCTGCTATTCGCCTCGTTCCTCAGCGGCTGCGCCAGCGTTGACGTTCAGCGCCATCCGAGCCAGGCGCTGCCGGCCAGCGACTCGGCGTTCGGTCGCTCGGTCCAGGCGCAGGCCGCGCCTTATCAGGGTCGCTCGGGCTTCCGCCTGCTGTCCGACAGCACCGAGGCCTTCACCGCCCGCGCCGAACTGATCCGCAACGCACAAAGCAGCCTCGATTTGCAGTACTACATCGTGCATGACGGCATCAGCACGCGGATGCTGGTAGAAGAACTGCTCAAGGCTGCCGACCGTGGCGTGCGGGTGCGCATTCTGCTCGATGACACCACCAGCGACGGCCAGGATCAAATCATCGCGACCCTCGCGGCGCACCCGAAAATCCAGATCCGCGTGTTCAACCCGTTGCATTTGGGGCGCAGCTCCGGCGTGACGCGAACCGTGGGCCGCCTGTTCAACCTGTCGCTGCAACATCGGCGCATGCACAACAAACTGTGGCTGGCGGACAACAGCATGGCGATCGTGGGTGGGCGCAATCTGGGCGACGAGTACTTCGACGCCGAGCCCAACATGAATTTCACCGACATCGACATGCTCAGCGTCGGCCCGGTGGCCGAACAGCTGGGACACAGTTTCGATCAGTACTGGAACAGCGCGCTGAGCAAGCCGATCGAGCAATTCCTGTCCAGCAAACCGACGGCCAAGGACCTGCAAAACACCCGGACCCGCCTGGAGGAGTCGCTGGATGAATCGCGCAAGCAGAACCATGCGCTGTATCAGCAATTGATGACCTTCAAGACGCACCCGCGCCTGGACATCTGGCGCCGAGAACTGATCTGGGCCTGGAATCAGGCGTTATGGGACGCACCGAGCAAGGTGTTGGCCGATGGAGAGCCAGATCCGCAACTATTGCTGACGACACAACTGGCACCTGAAATGAAGGGCGTCAGCAAAGAGCTGGTCATGCTCTCGGCTTACTTCGTGCCCGGCCAGCCAGGCCTGGTGTACCTGACCGGTCGCGCCGATGCCGGTGTGTCCGTGAGCTTGCTGACCAACTCACTGGAAGCCACGGACGTGCCGGCCGTGCATGGCGGGTATGCGCCCTATCGCAAGGCATTACTGGAACACGGCGTGAAGTTGTTCGAGCTGCGCCGCCAGCCGGGTGCGGGCGGAGGCAGCGGCAGTGGGCCACACTTTTTCGGACGCCCGACTTACTCGGGCTCCGACTCCAGCCTGCACAGCAAGGCCATTGTCTTCGACCAACAGAAGTCCTTCGTCGGCTCGTTCAATTTCGATCCGCGCTCAGTGCTGTGGAACACCGAAGTCGGCGTGTTGGTGGACAGTCCCGAGCTGGCCACCCATGTGCGCGATTTGGCAATGCAGGGCATGGCGCCACCGTTGAGCTATGAGGCGAAACTGGAGGATGACCGGGTGGTCTGGGTCACCGAAGATGACGGCCAGTTGCACACCCTGACCAAAGAACCGGGGAGCTGGTGGCGGCGGCTCAACGCATGGATGAGCACCACCGTCGGCCTGGAGCGGATGCTCTAG
- a CDS encoding MFS transporter has protein sequence MRWATYFAVLASVLSVGLALGVSMPLVSFRLESWGYDSFAIGVMAAMPAIGVLLGAKVSSHLAARLGTANLMRLCLWAGALSIGLLALLPSYSIWLVLRLMIGVILTLVFILGESWINQLVVEEWRGRLVALYGCSYALSQLAGPVLLGVLGTEHDYGFWVGVGLLTAAPFLLLGRSGAPSSEASGVTFGDLWVFCRGLPAIAWAVSLFAAFEAMILTLLPVYCLRQGFTTEIALAMVSTVVVGDALLQLPIGALADRLSRRTLFTGCAVVLLLSSLAIPLLIDTLLIWPLWVLFGASAGGLFTLSLILIGERYRDDALVRANAHIAQLWGIGCLVGPLAAGAGSQWISGHALPLLMAAGAFGLVILLMRQGAFGTVAEPA, from the coding sequence ATGCGTTGGGCGACTTATTTCGCCGTGTTGGCGTCTGTCTTGAGTGTCGGCCTGGCCTTGGGCGTCAGCATGCCGCTGGTGTCGTTTCGCCTGGAAAGCTGGGGCTACGACTCATTCGCCATCGGCGTGATGGCGGCGATGCCGGCCATTGGCGTGTTGCTGGGGGCGAAAGTCTCCAGTCATCTGGCCGCGCGTCTGGGCACGGCCAATCTGATGCGTCTGTGCCTGTGGGCCGGGGCGTTGTCCATCGGCTTGCTCGCGCTGTTGCCGAGCTATTCGATCTGGCTGGTGTTGCGGCTGATGATCGGAGTCATTCTGACGCTGGTCTTTATTCTCGGTGAAAGCTGGATCAACCAACTCGTGGTGGAAGAGTGGCGCGGGCGGCTGGTTGCGCTGTATGGCTGCAGCTATGCCCTGAGCCAGCTTGCCGGGCCTGTGCTGCTGGGTGTTCTGGGCACTGAACACGATTACGGATTCTGGGTCGGTGTTGGCTTGCTGACGGCGGCACCGTTCCTGTTGTTGGGTCGCAGCGGCGCGCCCAGCAGCGAAGCGAGTGGCGTGACGTTCGGCGACTTGTGGGTTTTCTGTCGTGGCCTGCCGGCGATTGCCTGGGCGGTGTCGTTGTTCGCCGCGTTCGAGGCGATGATCCTGACGTTGTTGCCGGTGTACTGCCTGCGTCAAGGTTTCACCACGGAGATTGCCCTGGCGATGGTCAGTACCGTGGTGGTCGGTGATGCGTTGTTGCAGCTGCCGATTGGTGCGCTGGCGGATCGATTGTCCCGACGCACGCTGTTCACGGGCTGCGCCGTGGTCTTGCTGTTGTCGAGCCTGGCGATTCCATTGCTGATCGACACGCTGCTGATCTGGCCGTTGTGGGTGTTGTTCGGCGCCAGTGCGGGCGGCTTGTTCACCTTGTCACTGATCCTGATCGGCGAGCGTTATCGCGACGATGCGCTGGTGCGCGCCAATGCCCATATCGCGCAGCTGTGGGGGATCGGTTGCCTGGTCGGGCCATTGGCGGCGGGTGCCGGCAGCCAGTGGATCAGTGGGCATGCGTTGCCGTTGCTGATGGCGGCCGGGGCATTCGGCTTGGTGATTCTGCTGATGCGCCAGGGTGCGTTTGGCACGGTTGCCGAACCTGCCTGA
- a CDS encoding aldehyde dehydrogenase, producing MTTLTRADWEQRARDLKIEGRAYINGEYTDAVSSETFECISPVDGRLLGKIASCDAADAQRAVENARATFNSGVWSRLAPAKRKATMIRFAGLLKQNAEELALLETLDMGKPISDSLYIDVPGAAQALSWSGEAIDKIYDEVAATPHDQLGLVTREPVGVVGAIVPWNFPLMMACWKLGPALSTGNSVILKPSEKSPLTAIRIAALAVEAGIPKGVLNVLPGYGHTVGKALALHNDVDTLVFTGSTKIAKQLLIYSGESNMKRVWLEAGGKSPNIVFADAPNLQEAAEAAAGAIAFNQGEVCTAGSRLLVERSIKDKFLPLVIEALKTWKPGNPLDPATNVGALVDTQQMNTVLSYIESGHADGAKLVAGGKRTLQETGGTYVEPTIFDGVSNAMKIAQEEIFGPVLSVIAFDTAEEAVAIANDTPYGLAAAVWTKDISKAHLTARALRAGSVWVNQYDGGDMTAPFGGFKQSGNGRDKSLHAFDKYTELKATWIKL from the coding sequence ATGACCACCCTGACTCGTGCCGATTGGGAACAACGGGCTCGCGATCTGAAGATCGAAGGCCGCGCTTACATCAATGGTGAATACACCGACGCCGTCTCCAGCGAGACCTTCGAGTGCATCAGCCCGGTCGATGGCCGTCTGCTGGGCAAGATTGCCAGCTGTGACGCCGCCGACGCCCAGCGCGCGGTTGAAAACGCCCGCGCCACCTTCAATTCCGGTGTCTGGTCGCGCCTGGCGCCGGCCAAACGCAAAGCCACCATGATCCGTTTCGCCGGCCTGTTGAAGCAGAATGCTGAAGAGCTGGCGCTGCTTGAAACCCTGGACATGGGCAAGCCGATCAGCGATTCCCTGTACATCGACGTTCCCGGCGCGGCGCAAGCCCTGAGCTGGAGCGGCGAAGCCATCGACAAGATTTACGACGAAGTCGCCGCCACCCCGCACGATCAACTCGGTCTGGTGACGCGCGAGCCGGTTGGCGTTGTCGGCGCCATCGTGCCGTGGAACTTCCCGCTGATGATGGCGTGCTGGAAACTCGGCCCGGCGCTGTCGACCGGTAACTCGGTGATCCTAAAACCGTCGGAAAAATCGCCGCTGACCGCCATTCGTATCGCTGCGCTGGCCGTTGAAGCCGGTATCCCGAAAGGCGTGCTGAACGTGCTGCCAGGTTACGGTCACACCGTCGGCAAGGCCCTGGCCCTGCACAACGATGTCGACACACTGGTGTTCACCGGTTCGACCAAAATCGCCAAGCAACTGCTGATCTACTCGGGCGAGTCGAATATGAAGCGCGTCTGGCTCGAAGCCGGCGGCAAGAGCCCGAACATCGTGTTCGCCGATGCACCAAACCTGCAGGAAGCGGCCGAAGCCGCTGCCGGCGCCATCGCCTTCAACCAGGGTGAAGTCTGCACCGCCGGTTCGCGCCTGCTGGTGGAGCGTTCGATCAAGGATAAATTCCTGCCACTGGTGATCGAGGCCCTGAAAACCTGGAAGCCAGGCAACCCGCTGGACCCGGCGACCAACGTCGGCGCGCTGGTCGATACCCAGCAGATGAACACTGTGCTGTCCTACATTGAGTCGGGTCATGCCGACGGCGCCAAACTGGTGGCCGGTGGCAAGCGCACGCTCCAGGAAACCGGTGGCACTTACGTTGAGCCAACGATTTTCGACGGTGTGAGCAACGCGATGAAAATCGCCCAGGAAGAAATCTTTGGCCCGGTGTTGTCGGTCATTGCTTTCGACACTGCCGAAGAAGCCGTTGCGATTGCCAACGACACGCCATACGGCCTCGCCGCTGCGGTGTGGACCAAGGACATCTCCAAGGCTCACCTGACCGCCCGCGCACTGCGCGCCGGTAGTGTTTGGGTCAACCAGTACGACGGCGGCGACATGACCGCTCCGTTCGGTGGCTTCAAGCAGTCGGGTAACGGCCGCGACAAGTCGCTGCACGCGTTCGACAAGTACACCGAGCTGAAGGCGACCTGGATCAAGTTGTAA
- a CDS encoding cupin domain-containing protein — MNIQDVVDFSQATTAPERYRPDPVKILKGDPEQAVYNHYNSPCGQLNAGVWEGDVGQWTVNFTEHEYCEIVQGVSVLRDNDGNSKTLRAGDRFVIPAGFRGTWEVLEPCRKIYVAFEQKA; from the coding sequence ATGAATATCCAGGATGTCGTCGACTTCAGCCAAGCCACGACAGCGCCCGAGCGCTATCGACCGGACCCGGTGAAAATCCTCAAGGGCGACCCGGAACAAGCGGTATACAACCATTACAACAGCCCGTGCGGGCAGTTGAATGCTGGCGTTTGGGAAGGCGACGTCGGGCAATGGACGGTGAACTTCACCGAACACGAGTACTGCGAAATCGTTCAAGGGGTTTCGGTGCTGCGCGACAACGATGGCAACAGCAAAACCCTGCGCGCGGGTGACCGCTTCGTGATTCCTGCCGGGTTCCGCGGCACTTGGGAAGTGCTGGAGCCGTGCCGCAAGATTTATGTGGCGTTTGAACAGAAAGCTTGA
- the rpmG gene encoding 50S ribosomal protein L33: MRELIRLISSAGTGHFYTTDKNKRTTPDKIEIKKFDPVVRKHVIYKEGKIK; this comes from the coding sequence ATGCGTGAATTGATTCGTTTGATTTCGAGCGCCGGTACTGGTCACTTCTACACTACCGACAAGAACAAGCGTACTACCCCGGACAAAATCGAGATCAAGAAATTTGATCCGGTTGTTCGCAAGCACGTGATCTACAAAGAAGGCAAAATCAAGTAA
- the rpmB gene encoding 50S ribosomal protein L28, whose product MSRVCQVTGKGPVTGNNISHANNKTRRRFLPNLQHHRFWVEEEKRFVRLRVSAKGMRIIDKRGITVVLAEIRKAGKI is encoded by the coding sequence ATGTCGAGAGTATGTCAAGTTACCGGTAAGGGTCCGGTGACTGGGAATAACATTTCCCACGCAAACAACAAAACCCGTCGTCGTTTCCTGCCGAACCTGCAGCATCACCGCTTCTGGGTTGAAGAAGAGAAACGTTTCGTGCGTCTGCGCGTATCTGCCAAAGGCATGCGTATCATCGACAAGCGTGGCATCACTGTCGTGCTGGCCGAAATCCGCAAAGCCGGCAAGATCTAA
- a CDS encoding ABC transporter substrate-binding protein gives MRLAALPLLLAPLLLSPLAHAAALSVCTEASPEGFDVVQYNSLTTTNASADVLMNRLVDFDTASGKVVHSLADSWEVTPDGLTYVFKLRPDVKFHTTEYFSPTRELTAEDVIFSFERMLDPANPWHQVAQSGFPHAQSMQLPALIKKIDALDPLTVRFTLDHPDSTFLATLSMGFASIYSAEYADKLMKAGAAEKLNSQPIGTGPFVFTRFQKDASIRYKANPDYFRGKPSVDPLVFAITPDANVRLQKLRRNECQIALSPKPLDVQAALKEPTLKVEKTDAFMTAFVGINSQHPPLDKPEVRQAINLAFDKANYIKAVFEDTAEPANGPYPPNTWSYAKGLPGYPHDVAKAKALMAKAGLKDGFQTTIWTRPSGSLLNPNPSLGAQLLQSDLAEIGIQAEIRVIEWGELIRRAKAGEHDLLFMGWAGDNGDPDNFLTPQFSCAAVKSGTNFARYCNQDLDKLISAGKTTGEQGVRTKLYEQAQAQIQQQALWLPLAHPTAFALTRKDVEGYSVSPFGRQDYSKVVLKP, from the coding sequence ATGCGCCTCGCTGCCCTACCGTTGTTGCTCGCCCCTCTCCTGCTGAGCCCACTGGCCCATGCCGCGGCGCTTAGCGTCTGCACCGAGGCCAGCCCCGAAGGGTTCGACGTGGTGCAATACAACTCGCTGACCACCACCAACGCCTCGGCCGACGTGCTGATGAACCGCCTGGTGGACTTCGACACGGCCAGCGGCAAAGTGGTCCACAGCTTGGCGGACAGCTGGGAAGTCACACCCGACGGCCTGACGTACGTGTTCAAACTGCGTCCGGACGTAAAATTCCACACTACTGAATACTTCAGCCCGACGCGCGAACTGACCGCTGAAGACGTAATCTTCAGCTTCGAGCGCATGCTCGACCCGGCCAACCCTTGGCACCAAGTGGCCCAGAGTGGCTTCCCCCACGCGCAATCGATGCAGTTGCCGGCACTGATCAAGAAAATCGACGCGCTGGACCCGCTCACCGTACGATTCACCCTCGACCACCCGGATTCGACGTTCCTCGCCACATTGAGCATGGGGTTCGCCTCGATCTATTCCGCCGAGTATGCCGACAAGCTAATGAAGGCTGGCGCTGCCGAGAAGCTCAACAGCCAGCCCATCGGCACCGGCCCATTCGTGTTCACGCGTTTCCAGAAAGACGCCTCGATTCGCTACAAGGCCAACCCGGATTACTTCCGCGGCAAGCCTTCGGTGGACCCTCTGGTCTTCGCAATCACCCCGGACGCCAACGTGCGCCTGCAGAAATTGCGGCGCAACGAATGCCAGATCGCCCTGTCACCCAAACCTCTGGACGTACAGGCCGCGCTGAAAGAGCCGACGCTTAAAGTCGAAAAGACTGACGCCTTCATGACCGCGTTCGTTGGCATCAACAGCCAGCATCCACCGCTGGACAAGCCGGAAGTGCGCCAGGCGATCAACCTCGCCTTCGATAAGGCCAACTACATCAAAGCCGTGTTCGAGGACACCGCCGAGCCCGCCAACGGCCCCTACCCGCCGAACACCTGGAGCTACGCCAAAGGCCTGCCGGGTTACCCGCACGACGTTGCAAAGGCCAAGGCGTTGATGGCCAAGGCCGGGCTCAAGGACGGCTTCCAGACCACCATCTGGACCCGTCCTTCCGGCAGCTTGCTGAACCCCAATCCCAGCCTCGGCGCGCAATTGCTGCAATCCGATCTGGCGGAAATCGGCATTCAGGCCGAAATCCGCGTGATCGAATGGGGCGAACTGATCCGCCGCGCCAAGGCCGGCGAGCACGACCTGCTGTTCATGGGCTGGGCTGGCGACAACGGCGACCCGGATAACTTCCTTACGCCGCAGTTTTCCTGCGCGGCGGTCAAGTCCGGGACCAACTTCGCACGGTACTGCAATCAGGATCTGGACAAGCTGATCAGCGCCGGCAAGACCACCGGCGAGCAAGGCGTGCGCACCAAGCTCTACGAACAGGCGCAGGCTCAGATTCAGCAACAGGCGCTGTGGTTGCCGCTGGCACACCCGACGGCGTTTGCGCTGACGCGTAAGGATGTCGAGGGTTACTCCGTTAGTCCGTTTGGCCGCCAGGATTATTCGAAGGTAGTCCTCAAACCATAA